The window GCGCGGCCGCAGGGCGATCCACACGGCGCGATCGATGGCCATCGGCAGCACGAAGCCATCGTTGTAGTCGGTGTGCTCGCCGATGAGGTTGACCCGGCCGGGCGCGCGCACGACGTAGGTGGGCGGTTCGCCGAAGAGGTTGGTAAAACGGCTGACGACGGACGATTGAACGGACATAGGCAACCCCCGTGGCCGTGGACAGATGGCCGGGATCGTTTAGAGCAGCCGGTCGGCGAAGGCTGGCAGGGCGGCCGTGCCGCCGGTGTGCCAGAAGAGCACCCGCTGGCCGCGCGTGAAAGCCCCCCAGCGGATGAGATCGATCAGCCCGCCGAAGGCCCGGCCGGTGTAGACCGGGTCGAGCAGGATGCCCTCCAGTTGGGCCATCAGCTTGATCGCCTCGCGCTCGTTTTCGCCCACGCGGGCGTAGCCCTCGCCCAGATAATCATCGTTGACGACCACCGCCTCGGCCAGGGCCAGCGCGTCCAGGCCCAGGTGGGTGGCCGTGGCCGTGGCCAGGGCGGCGACCTGCGTCTTGAGCGCCTCGGCCGGGTGATCGACGCTGATGCCCAGCACGCCACCGCGATAGCCGAAGGCCCGCGCCCCCAGCACAATGCCCGCCTGTGTGCCGCCGCTGCTGCTGGCGAAGACGATGAAATCGAAATTCAAATGCTCGGCGGCCATCTGCTCCAGCAGTTCGCGCATCGCCAGCACGTAGCCGGTGGCCCCGATGACGTTGGAGCCGCCCAGCGGGATGAGATACGGCCGCCGGCCAATGGCCCGCAAGTCGGCCATGACGCGGCCGATGGCTTCATTGCATTCGTGGCTCTCGCTCCAATAGACGTGCGCCCCCAGGAGCTGATCGAGCAGGAAGTTGCCCGTCACCGCCGCCGGCTTTTGGCCGCGCAGCACCAGGCTACAGCCCAGTCCCAACCGCGCGGCGGCGGCGGCCGTCTGGCGGGCGTGGTTGCTCTGGGGCGCGCCGGTGGTCACCAGATGGTCGGCGCCCTGGGCCAGCGCGTCGGCCCCCAGAAACTCCAGCTTGCGCGTCTTGTTGCCGCCCATCGCCAGACCGGTCTGGTCGTCGCGCTTGATCCAGATCTCCGGGCCGCCCAGGTGTTTGCTGAGGCGATCCAGCCGTTCCACCGGCGTGGGCAGGAAGGCGAGGGGTACTCTCTCGGGGAATTTTGGTTCCATAAAGTGTTCGTCTGGGCCGGCGCGCGTTGATGAGCACACCGACCAGCCGGTATTGTAACCCAATCGCGGTCGGTGTCGATTGGCCGCGCCGGTCGATTCAACGTTTTCGCCAATGCTGGTAGAATGGGGCCGAGGCGATATGGCTCATTCATTCGATTCGGTTCCCGCAGACGATCCCCTGATCAATAGCGTGTTTCACCGCGTGCTGGTGGCTTTTGCCTCGCCGGTGCACTGGCCGGGTTGGCTGCTCGGCGGCGTTGCCGGCCTGTTGGCTGTGGCTACGGCGGCCATCTGGCTCTGGCGCGGCAGCTCGCTCAACGATGCCCTGCTGGTGTTCCTCATCGTCGGCTCGTTTTTCCTGGCCGACCGGGACTTGCTGGCCGCTTTGCCCCGCCGCCGCATCACTTTCGGGCCGTGGCAATCGCAGCTCTTCGCCTTGGCTTTGCCGCGGACGGCCGTGGCCGTGGTGTTCGGCCTGTTGTTGCCCTGGCTCGGCTGGCGGGCGGCTTTCTATCTCAATATCGCCGTCCAGTTTCTGGGCACGCTGGCCCTCTACCGGGCGGCCATCGTCGAGCCGCGCCGCCTGGGCGTGACGGAAGTGGCCGTCACCAGCAACAAGATGCTGCCCGCCGCGCCGCCGCTGCGTGTGCTCCACATCAGCGATCTCCACATCGAGCGGCTCAGCGTGCGCGAGGATCAATTGCTGGCCGCCATGGCCGTCGCCCAACCCGATCTCATCCTGCTCACCGGCGATTACGTGAACATCTCATTCAACGTTGACCCCGAAACCCATGCCCAGGTGCGCCAACTGCTGGGCAAGCTGGCCGCGCCTTATGGCGTCTTTGCCG is drawn from Candidatus Promineifilum breve and contains these coding sequences:
- a CDS encoding metallophosphoesterase, with translation MAHSFDSVPADDPLINSVFHRVLVAFASPVHWPGWLLGGVAGLLAVATAAIWLWRGSSLNDALLVFLIVGSFFLADRDLLAALPRRRITFGPWQSQLFALALPRTAVAVVFGLLLPWLGWRAAFYLNIAVQFLGTLALYRAAIVEPRRLGVTEVAVTSNKMLPAAPPLRVLHISDLHIERLSVREDQLLAAMAVAQPDLILLTGDYVNISFNVDPETHAQVRQLLGKLAAPYGVFAVLGTPAVDLPDVIAPLFAGLPVRLLRDEAVRLSGPGGQPLTIIGLECQHDMAADSRTLDRLLATVSGDGPRLLLYHSPDLMPQAVAHGIDLYLCGHTHGGQVRLPLIGPLLTSSKLGRRYVMGHYHEGATHLYVSRGVGFEGLGAPRVRLFCPPEIAFVEVSAER
- a CDS encoding D-cysteine desulfhydrase family protein, whose translation is MEPKFPERVPLAFLPTPVERLDRLSKHLGGPEIWIKRDDQTGLAMGGNKTRKLEFLGADALAQGADHLVTTGAPQSNHARQTAAAAARLGLGCSLVLRGQKPAAVTGNFLLDQLLGAHVYWSESHECNEAIGRVMADLRAIGRRPYLIPLGGSNVIGATGYVLAMRELLEQMAAEHLNFDFIVFASSSGGTQAGIVLGARAFGYRGGVLGISVDHPAEALKTQVAALATATATHLGLDALALAEAVVVNDDYLGEGYARVGENEREAIKLMAQLEGILLDPVYTGRAFGGLIDLIRWGAFTRGQRVLFWHTGGTAALPAFADRLL